The proteins below come from a single Pseudarthrobacter sp. SSS035 genomic window:
- a CDS encoding zinc-binding dehydrogenase yields MDTHTRPLTVSAQVWTGGQDFEPQDLPAPELAPSEALARIDLATVCGSDMHTVSGRRPGPFPGILGHEAVGTIVATGPGGVRDHRGRELTLGDRVVWSVTVACGECDRCASGMTAKCRTLLKTGHEPLDGAWGLSGGYASHIHLPRGITLVSVPDGISDLAAAPSACATATVIAVLEAAGTPKGRRVLVSGAGMLGIVACAVASSRGAASVEVRDLNPERLELARKFGATRTTTTGEYLGSGAYDVAVELSGAQSAVASALAALDTGGRLVLAGSVSPGPAVAMDPERMVRSLLTVTGVHNYEPIHLQQAMDFLDETRNTHDWDSLVEEPRPLSELGSLMKPSRGGRLRTSVTPFLRRGREQTSPPGPEQSGGLTPPAAAAFRPTSP; encoded by the coding sequence ATGGATACGCACACACGTCCGCTGACCGTCTCCGCCCAGGTCTGGACCGGCGGACAGGACTTCGAGCCACAGGACCTGCCGGCACCGGAACTCGCCCCCAGCGAGGCACTGGCCAGAATCGACTTGGCGACTGTCTGTGGTTCGGACATGCACACAGTCTCCGGCCGACGGCCCGGGCCCTTCCCCGGGATCCTCGGGCATGAAGCGGTGGGCACCATCGTCGCCACCGGACCGGGCGGCGTCCGTGACCACCGCGGCAGGGAACTCACGCTGGGAGACCGGGTGGTCTGGAGCGTGACCGTTGCCTGCGGCGAATGCGACCGCTGCGCCTCGGGGATGACGGCGAAATGCCGCACCCTGCTCAAGACAGGCCACGAACCGCTGGACGGTGCCTGGGGCCTGTCCGGTGGCTACGCTTCGCACATCCACCTGCCTCGCGGCATCACTCTGGTATCGGTTCCGGACGGAATTTCCGATCTGGCCGCGGCACCTTCCGCCTGTGCGACAGCCACGGTCATAGCCGTCCTCGAGGCGGCCGGTACTCCCAAAGGCCGGCGCGTACTGGTCAGCGGCGCCGGGATGCTGGGGATCGTCGCCTGCGCTGTGGCCAGCTCCCGCGGCGCGGCATCGGTTGAGGTCCGCGATCTGAATCCCGAACGCCTGGAGCTTGCCCGCAAGTTCGGCGCCACCCGGACCACGACTACGGGTGAGTACCTTGGCAGCGGCGCATACGACGTCGCCGTGGAACTCTCCGGCGCACAATCCGCTGTTGCTTCAGCGCTCGCCGCGCTCGATACCGGCGGCCGGTTGGTGCTCGCAGGCTCGGTTTCTCCCGGACCAGCGGTCGCGATGGACCCAGAACGCATGGTCCGGTCCCTCCTCACCGTGACCGGCGTGCACAACTACGAACCTATACACCTTCAACAAGCCATGGACTTCCTCGACGAGACCCGGAACACACATGACTGGGATTCGCTCGTGGAAGAGCCCCGCCCGCTTTCGGAGCTGGGCTCCCTGATGAAACCCTCCCGGGGTGGCCGGCTGCGAACATCGGTCACGCCTTTCCTTCGCCGTGGTCGAGAGCAAACATCACCGCCTGGACCAGAACAGTCCGGGGGACTTACACCACCAGCCGCAGCGGCCTTTCGCCCAACCTCACCGTGA
- a CDS encoding FAD-dependent oxidoreductase: protein MGHSAVIIGAGISGLSTARALKRHGWSVTVLEQAAALPTSGTMLGMWPAAMKALDGIGVDASRRAVGWAHIAAGAGTRLWTPAGRTLLTAPGGADVNLVSRPALLAALARDIDVSFNTQVIEAEQLDDAELVVGADGTFSRTRQRMFGDRFPARSLGAVAWRGTVKGAVAEYGETWAPGALFGITPAGPDATNWYACIRADRTFDGPHLPHIVNHFGTWHGGVRELIGRIEKTAVLHHGLFETPKLHSFVTGNTALVGDAAHAMAPFLGRGACEAIVDGATLGRAVAQASSVEAGLAVFDKERRARTQRLVPASRLMGQFAMMDTGSGIRNAAVGTVGRLVKPRPRRDPTLPRH, encoded by the coding sequence GTGGGACATTCAGCGGTCATCATCGGTGCGGGCATCAGCGGCCTGAGCACAGCACGGGCCCTGAAGCGTCACGGCTGGTCAGTGACAGTTCTGGAGCAGGCCGCGGCCCTGCCGACGTCGGGCACCATGCTGGGCATGTGGCCGGCCGCCATGAAGGCCCTCGATGGTATTGGTGTTGACGCCTCGCGCCGCGCTGTCGGCTGGGCGCATATTGCTGCTGGCGCAGGAACCCGACTGTGGACGCCGGCGGGGCGGACATTGCTGACCGCTCCCGGGGGCGCCGACGTGAACCTGGTCTCCCGGCCTGCGTTGCTCGCCGCTCTTGCCCGGGACATCGACGTAAGCTTCAACACGCAGGTCATCGAGGCCGAACAGCTGGACGATGCGGAGCTGGTGGTCGGTGCAGACGGCACGTTCAGCCGCACCCGGCAGCGGATGTTCGGTGACCGGTTCCCCGCCCGTTCCCTTGGAGCCGTCGCCTGGCGGGGCACCGTCAAGGGCGCTGTGGCCGAATACGGCGAGACCTGGGCCCCCGGGGCACTGTTCGGCATCACGCCAGCAGGCCCTGATGCGACCAACTGGTATGCATGCATCCGCGCCGATCGGACGTTTGACGGACCGCACCTGCCCCACATAGTGAACCATTTCGGCACCTGGCACGGCGGGGTGCGGGAGCTGATCGGCAGGATCGAAAAGACTGCAGTCCTGCATCACGGACTCTTCGAGACGCCAAAGTTGCATTCGTTTGTCACCGGGAACACTGCGCTTGTGGGCGACGCCGCCCACGCAATGGCGCCCTTCCTTGGACGCGGGGCCTGCGAGGCCATCGTTGATGGGGCCACGCTGGGGCGGGCCGTGGCACAGGCCTCCTCTGTCGAGGCGGGTCTTGCCGTGTTCGACAAGGAGCGACGGGCGCGGACTCAGCGGCTCGTACCGGCCTCGCGCCTGATGGGCCAATTCGCCATGATGGATACCGGCTCAGGAATCCGCAACGCCGCAGTTGGTACCGTCGGGCGACTGGTGAAGCCCAGGCCACGGCGGGATCCCACGCTCCCCCGTCACTAG
- a CDS encoding ribonuclease Z, with protein MREVVVLGTASQVPTRTRNQNGYLLRWDGEGLLFDPGEGTQRQMIRAGVSATQITRICLTHMHGDHCFGLPGVLSRMALDGVSHPVHLHYPASGEDVVRALVAISTPGIDLKLHPHGGAGTISPGLEVRPLRHRIETYGYRLTEPDGRSLLSGRLAAAGISGPAVGRLHRDGSLAGVRLEDVSVPRPGQRFAFVMDTALCAGAEELADGVDLLVAESTFSDDDADLAKEYRHLTAGQAGELAASAAVGTLVLTHFSSRYGDDVTALAHQARARAGEAAVVAANDLDRIAFPKRRHWS; from the coding sequence ATGCGTGAAGTTGTCGTCCTCGGCACAGCCTCCCAAGTCCCGACGCGGACCCGCAACCAGAACGGGTACTTGTTGCGTTGGGACGGCGAGGGCCTGCTTTTCGATCCCGGCGAAGGGACCCAGCGGCAGATGATCCGTGCCGGCGTGTCGGCCACGCAGATTACGCGCATTTGCCTCACCCACATGCACGGTGACCACTGCTTCGGGCTACCCGGCGTGCTGTCGCGCATGGCTCTGGACGGCGTGAGTCATCCGGTCCATCTGCACTATCCCGCCTCGGGTGAGGATGTGGTCCGCGCGCTCGTAGCCATCAGCACGCCGGGGATTGACCTGAAGCTTCACCCGCATGGTGGCGCGGGAACGATCTCACCCGGCCTTGAGGTCCGGCCGCTGCGCCACCGCATAGAGACCTATGGCTACAGGCTGACTGAACCCGATGGGCGCAGTCTCCTTTCGGGAAGGCTGGCGGCGGCCGGCATTTCGGGTCCGGCCGTCGGGCGCCTGCACCGCGACGGAAGCCTGGCAGGCGTACGGCTGGAGGACGTAAGCGTTCCCCGTCCCGGCCAGCGCTTCGCCTTTGTTATGGACACGGCACTGTGTGCCGGTGCCGAGGAACTGGCCGACGGCGTCGATCTCCTCGTGGCTGAGTCCACCTTCAGCGACGACGACGCCGATCTCGCCAAGGAGTACCGTCACCTCACTGCGGGGCAGGCGGGGGAGTTGGCGGCCAGCGCCGCCGTCGGAACGCTTGTCCTCACACACTTCTCGTCACGGTACGGCGACGACGTTACGGCGCTCGCCCACCAGGCCAGGGCCCGTGCCGGCGAGGCGGCCGTGGTAGCGGCAAATGACCTGGATCGGATCGCTTTTCCCAAACGGCGGCACTGGTCCTAA
- a CDS encoding LysR substrate-binding domain-containing protein: protein MTEIRWLEAFVAVAEELHFGRAALRLHTSQSPLSQTIRKLETDLGTRLFERNTRSVALTPAGYALLPRAYRVLQEMRLAREAAQAEVAGIRGNIRIGFSGAVNHLTLPPLTRAVRRRHPDIKLDLTSRVRTADGLASVANGTLDLAFVGLPESPVPTVMTRLVASEEIGAVLPLDHPLAQEKSIPLQALAGDDFISPPTDGSSSMTEVMLASCMAAGFRPRIVQEMSDPYMVLTFVAAGVGVTLMSSGIAGIIPSGATYVALDEPQHYMNHAIAWSSENDSAVLAAVLAVVEEIFPAINR from the coding sequence ATGACTGAGATCCGATGGCTTGAAGCATTCGTTGCGGTTGCGGAAGAACTCCACTTTGGCCGCGCAGCGCTGCGTCTGCACACGTCACAATCCCCGCTGAGCCAGACGATCCGGAAGCTCGAGACTGACCTCGGGACGCGGCTTTTTGAGCGCAACACCAGAAGCGTGGCGCTTACGCCGGCGGGGTACGCCCTCCTTCCGCGGGCGTACCGCGTGCTCCAGGAGATGCGGCTGGCCCGCGAAGCCGCCCAGGCAGAGGTTGCCGGTATCCGGGGCAACATCAGAATCGGCTTCTCCGGTGCGGTGAACCATTTGACTCTCCCGCCCCTCACCCGCGCTGTGCGGCGGCGGCACCCCGACATCAAGCTGGACCTCACCAGCAGGGTGCGGACAGCCGATGGGTTGGCAAGCGTCGCAAACGGAACGCTTGACCTTGCTTTCGTCGGCCTTCCCGAATCCCCGGTGCCCACGGTCATGACGCGGCTGGTTGCCAGCGAGGAAATCGGGGCGGTACTCCCGTTGGATCATCCGCTGGCGCAGGAGAAGTCGATACCCCTGCAGGCATTGGCGGGTGACGACTTCATCTCGCCGCCAACGGACGGATCGTCCTCGATGACTGAAGTGATGCTCGCATCCTGCATGGCAGCGGGATTCCGCCCCCGCATTGTCCAGGAGATGTCGGATCCATACATGGTTCTGACCTTTGTGGCCGCCGGTGTTGGCGTCACGCTGATGAGCAGCGGAATTGCGGGCATCATTCCCTCTGGCGCGACGTACGTGGCCCTGGATGAGCCGCAGCACTACATGAATCACGCCATCGCCTGGTCCTCCGAGAATGACTCCGCCGTGCTGGCGGCCGTGCTCGCCGTCGTGGAAGAGATCTTTCCCGCTATCAACAGATGA
- a CDS encoding MFS transporter, with product MSVSTSAPKRPKNNAKIAAVSGFVGSALEYYDFFIFGSAAALIFGKLFFAPGPSAMLLSFATVGVAYIARPLGAVICGHLGDKFGRKKVLLLTLLLMGTSTFLIGCLPTYSQVGMAAPILIVLLRLLQGLSAGGESPGSSSLTLEHAPDRKRAFYTSWTMSGIMFGIVLSTLVFIPVASMPEDQLLAWGWRIPFLASAVVTVVAFVLRRLLEEPPVFAEVKEHDEVVKIPIVTLFRHHWVTVIRVTAMSLFTIINTIINVFALSYATSVIGVEKGLMLTVIAVANLAAVAMGPLAGILSDRIGRKPVFVSALVLQMGMIYVFFSALSAADVPLIFFTGILLIGVAYTGSNSIYPAYFPEQFPVKVRYSGMAISLMFGLLLAGFAPVISELLIGGDKANWVPVATFAALACAVSAIAALMAPETFKTPTALLGLKKSDPRHHAPSSVPSDGTAPATADKARA from the coding sequence ATGTCAGTGTCGACATCGGCGCCAAAACGCCCGAAAAACAATGCGAAGATCGCAGCAGTCTCGGGGTTCGTGGGCAGCGCACTTGAGTACTACGACTTCTTCATCTTCGGCTCAGCGGCGGCGCTGATCTTCGGAAAGCTGTTCTTCGCCCCTGGCCCTTCGGCGATGCTGTTGTCATTCGCAACTGTCGGCGTCGCATACATCGCCCGTCCGCTCGGGGCCGTGATCTGCGGCCACCTCGGCGACAAATTCGGCCGCAAGAAGGTACTACTGCTCACCCTCCTGCTGATGGGCACGTCAACCTTCCTCATCGGCTGCCTGCCCACCTACAGCCAGGTCGGAATGGCAGCGCCGATCCTTATTGTCCTTCTTCGGCTTCTTCAGGGACTGTCAGCCGGCGGCGAATCGCCCGGTTCAAGCTCCCTCACCCTTGAGCACGCACCCGACCGGAAGCGTGCGTTCTACACGAGCTGGACCATGAGCGGCATCATGTTCGGCATCGTGCTGTCCACCCTCGTCTTCATTCCTGTGGCGTCCATGCCCGAGGATCAGCTTCTTGCCTGGGGCTGGCGCATCCCCTTCCTTGCCAGCGCAGTAGTGACCGTCGTCGCCTTTGTGCTCCGTCGGCTCCTCGAAGAGCCCCCGGTGTTCGCGGAAGTCAAAGAGCACGATGAAGTGGTCAAGATTCCGATTGTCACCCTGTTCCGGCACCACTGGGTCACCGTCATCCGTGTCACAGCGATGTCGCTGTTCACCATCATCAACACCATCATCAACGTCTTCGCGCTCTCCTACGCCACCTCCGTCATCGGCGTGGAAAAAGGACTGATGCTGACCGTCATCGCGGTAGCCAACCTGGCCGCAGTGGCCATGGGGCCGCTGGCGGGCATCCTTTCGGACCGGATCGGCCGCAAACCCGTCTTCGTCTCCGCCCTGGTGCTTCAGATGGGGATGATCTACGTGTTTTTCTCGGCCCTGTCAGCCGCGGACGTTCCCCTGATCTTCTTCACCGGGATTCTGCTGATCGGTGTTGCCTACACCGGTTCAAACTCCATCTACCCCGCCTACTTCCCGGAGCAATTCCCCGTAAAGGTCCGCTACTCGGGTATGGCCATCAGCCTCATGTTCGGCCTGCTTCTGGCCGGATTCGCCCCGGTGATTTCTGAGCTGCTGATCGGTGGCGACAAGGCCAACTGGGTTCCCGTGGCAACGTTTGCGGCCCTGGCTTGCGCCGTGTCCGCGATCGCAGCGCTCATGGCACCCGAGACGTTCAAGACTCCGACGGCCCTTCTGGGACTGAAGAAATCCGACCCACGGCACCACGCGCCGTCGTCCGTCCCGTCAGATGGCACTGCACCTGCCACTGCAGATAAGGCACGGGCGTGA
- a CDS encoding shikimate dehydrogenase produces MSQQTLADTWAFQPREGDTSHRFVVGLLGAGIGGSVTPGLHEAEADRLGLAYTYRVIDLDVLGQHADRSAALVRNAGDLGYDGLNVTHPSKQLVQDGLDELSPDARILGAVNTITFRDGKAVGHNTDHTGFIGGLRAGLPSAATNSVVQIGAGGAGAAVAFGLLSAGAQHLVIADIEPSRAESLAARLAPHFPDSEVSATRTDSVAGSIGEADGLVNTTPVGMTGHPGLPLDPALIHPRLWVADVIYRPLETGLITAARERGCAVLDGGRMVVGQAAAAFELFTGISADADRMLTTFRQAAGQAVR; encoded by the coding sequence GTGAGCCAGCAAACCCTGGCGGACACGTGGGCGTTTCAGCCGCGTGAGGGCGATACGAGTCACCGGTTCGTTGTCGGATTGCTCGGCGCGGGCATCGGCGGCTCAGTCACCCCAGGCCTCCACGAAGCGGAGGCTGACAGACTGGGCTTGGCCTACACCTACCGCGTCATCGACCTCGACGTCCTGGGCCAGCATGCCGACAGGTCCGCAGCACTCGTCCGGAATGCAGGTGACCTCGGATATGACGGTCTCAACGTCACACACCCGAGCAAGCAACTGGTGCAGGACGGACTGGACGAGCTCTCCCCGGATGCCCGCATCCTCGGCGCGGTGAACACCATCACGTTCCGCGACGGCAAAGCAGTGGGTCATAACACCGATCACACCGGTTTCATCGGCGGCCTCCGGGCCGGACTCCCGTCCGCCGCGACCAACTCGGTGGTGCAGATCGGTGCGGGAGGAGCCGGAGCGGCAGTAGCCTTCGGGCTCCTCAGCGCCGGAGCCCAGCACCTGGTCATCGCAGACATCGAACCGTCCCGCGCCGAAAGCCTCGCGGCCAGGCTGGCCCCACACTTTCCGGACAGCGAGGTGTCGGCGACACGGACAGACTCTGTCGCCGGGAGCATCGGGGAAGCCGATGGATTGGTGAACACCACGCCAGTCGGCATGACCGGCCACCCCGGCCTTCCACTGGATCCCGCCCTGATCCACCCAAGGCTTTGGGTGGCGGACGTGATCTACCGGCCGCTCGAAACCGGGCTGATCACGGCCGCACGTGAACGGGGCTGCGCCGTACTTGACGGTGGACGAATGGTGGTGGGGCAGGCAGCCGCAGCATTCGAGCTCTTCACCGGCATCTCCGCCGATGCCGACCGCATGCTCACCACGTTCCGCCAAGCAGCCGGGCAAGCCGTCCGTTGA
- a CDS encoding SDR family NAD(P)-dependent oxidoreductase, with protein MNPKTSPGTVAESRCLVVGAASGIGRATAERLRASGAAVVGADLPSASWPGEPGTSSIAMDVTDPVSVAAAVSAAAQEMGGLDAVVNCAGILGPVASALALSVEDFERIMRINLTGAFIVSQAVLPRMAEAGYGRLLHISSTAGKEGVVNMPAYSASKAGILGLVKSLAKEFALSGVTVNALAPGNVMTPLFAEVPAEQQAAQATRIPMGRFGTPAEAASLIEFIISPAASYTTGFVFDLSGGRATY; from the coding sequence ATGAATCCAAAGACATCACCCGGCACCGTCGCCGAGTCCCGCTGCCTCGTTGTCGGGGCAGCCAGCGGAATCGGGCGGGCGACGGCGGAACGCCTGAGGGCATCCGGCGCCGCCGTCGTCGGAGCGGACCTGCCGTCAGCCAGCTGGCCCGGGGAACCGGGCACGTCATCAATCGCCATGGACGTCACAGACCCAGTGTCCGTTGCTGCAGCCGTTTCCGCAGCGGCGCAGGAAATGGGCGGGCTGGACGCGGTGGTGAATTGTGCGGGCATCCTTGGACCGGTGGCCTCGGCCCTTGCCCTCTCGGTCGAAGATTTCGAACGCATCATGAGGATCAACCTGACGGGGGCATTCATCGTCTCCCAGGCCGTTCTGCCGAGGATGGCCGAAGCGGGCTACGGGCGCCTGCTCCACATTTCGTCGACGGCGGGTAAGGAAGGCGTGGTCAACATGCCCGCGTACTCAGCCAGCAAGGCCGGCATTCTGGGCCTGGTCAAGTCACTCGCCAAGGAGTTCGCACTCTCCGGCGTCACGGTCAACGCCCTCGCCCCGGGCAACGTGATGACACCGCTATTTGCCGAAGTTCCGGCAGAACAACAGGCGGCGCAGGCCACCAGGATCCCGATGGGCAGGTTCGGGACACCCGCCGAAGCAGCCTCGCTCATCGAATTCATCATTTCGCCGGCCGCCTCCTACACAACAGGCTTCGTTTTCGACCTTTCCGGTGGCCGGGCCACCTACTAG
- a CDS encoding Gfo/Idh/MocA family protein, with the protein MTTSSSVTTRTPRVGIAGCGAISRNHLEAFHALDDLEIVGVCDIDPDRARATAAAWGIPAAVTTVQELLDLDLDIVSVCTPHPTHEDVVLQAAAAGVHVLCEKPISIDLASAERMVKACGEAAVKLGVLFQRRFWPAAQRIRAAIDDGTLGRPIMGQCSVMLHREPEYYSRDAWRGTWASDGGGVLMTQAIHYIDLLQWFMGDVAEVYGKINTYKHGRHIEVEDSATAVITFASGAMATLEASTAVSPSLGVQLRVTGETGASASLTEFPEGSDGRVDLWAVDGSITTEAAHPEGLQPNVDLATINGQLIPHHTAQVRDFVQQVRDGGVPAITGQDATKALRILLAIYESSRTGIPVRFARLPEGTLPLAQVAG; encoded by the coding sequence ATGACCACCTCATCATCCGTCACCACCCGTACCCCCCGCGTTGGAATCGCAGGATGCGGGGCGATCTCCCGCAACCATCTGGAGGCATTCCACGCACTGGATGACCTCGAAATCGTGGGCGTCTGCGACATCGACCCGGACCGCGCCCGTGCCACCGCTGCGGCATGGGGGATCCCGGCCGCCGTGACGACAGTCCAGGAACTCCTGGACCTGGACCTGGACATTGTCTCGGTCTGCACGCCGCACCCCACCCACGAAGACGTGGTGCTGCAGGCCGCAGCAGCCGGTGTCCACGTCCTCTGTGAGAAACCGATCTCGATCGACCTGGCGTCAGCGGAGCGCATGGTGAAGGCCTGCGGCGAGGCGGCCGTGAAGCTCGGCGTTCTCTTCCAACGCAGGTTCTGGCCGGCCGCCCAGCGCATCCGTGCGGCGATCGACGACGGGACATTGGGTCGACCCATCATGGGCCAGTGTTCGGTGATGCTGCACCGCGAACCCGAGTACTACTCCCGGGACGCCTGGCGCGGCACGTGGGCCAGCGACGGCGGCGGGGTACTGATGACCCAGGCCATCCACTACATCGACCTGCTGCAGTGGTTCATGGGAGATGTGGCCGAGGTCTACGGCAAAATCAACACCTACAAGCATGGCCGGCACATCGAAGTGGAAGATTCAGCGACAGCCGTCATCACCTTCGCCTCCGGCGCCATGGCCACCCTGGAAGCCTCGACGGCGGTGTCCCCAAGCCTCGGCGTACAGCTCCGCGTCACCGGGGAGACCGGCGCCTCGGCCTCCCTCACGGAGTTCCCCGAAGGCAGCGACGGACGCGTGGATCTGTGGGCCGTGGACGGGTCGATCACCACCGAGGCAGCCCACCCCGAGGGACTCCAGCCGAACGTGGACCTGGCCACCATCAACGGCCAGCTCATCCCGCACCACACCGCCCAGGTCCGCGATTTTGTCCAGCAAGTCCGGGACGGCGGTGTACCAGCCATCACGGGCCAGGACGCCACCAAGGCCCTGCGGATCCTGCTGGCCATCTACGAATCGTCCCGGACGGGCATTCCGGTCCGTTTCGCCCGGCTGCCTGAAGGAACACTGCCCCTCGCACAGGTTGCGGGCTAA
- a CDS encoding FAD-dependent oxidoreductase — protein sequence MKQNTPYAARPITLGRNGRTPKTLRNRLASAPMERNYGTTDGRITEQYIDYLVTRAKAGLGMVTTEATYVRADGKGRAHQLGLHSDAMIPGLRKLTDALHAEGALAAVELNHGGRTAQTAVSGFKNLAPSPVPCAVAGGEVPRELTIDECHELVEAYAQAARRAVDAGFDVINVHGAHGYLIHQFMSPISNHRTDEFAAPEHFMNLVIDAVRAAVPDTIVGMRVSVVEGPEDGISAEQQVAIIAKARLEHLDFLDLSAGSYEAGEWIVQSGEWKPGILAGYAQAYRQFGLPIGMAGRLNSPAIIEEVLSEGTCDFVSLARAIHADPAFVGGVLHGERYRPCIACNVCIDNLGIGQVTCTVNPAVGRSRVPVPTPAVRDGARVVVVGAGPAGLTAARELAEAGAQVTVFDGGARPGGQFAFAERMKSTPDFHRFAEWSAEENARLGIDVRLNTTVDTTNLGELVRETAADAVVLATGGFRPAAGFPGDESPNVLDVRDWLAAHPEVLDGVAATNADLPESVTIWGADSVAMSVADTLADRGTAVLLVGPQEVIAPESGRRAKILAVPRLEANPRVRIRLGSAIEQYDGARVRISGPGLPLAGEWLDAPGPLLVSRSVVPLDGSVPAPDRDAELSRSGGVPVTLAGTVVDQTPAIASNAVKSGYDAAQRIAALLATVSADTNELSLNGAPL from the coding sequence ATGAAACAGAACACACCCTACGCGGCCCGCCCAATCACACTGGGCCGGAACGGCCGCACCCCCAAGACCCTCCGGAACCGCCTCGCCTCCGCGCCCATGGAACGCAACTATGGCACCACGGATGGCCGTATCACCGAGCAGTACATTGACTATCTCGTCACCCGTGCCAAGGCCGGACTCGGGATGGTCACCACCGAGGCCACCTATGTCCGAGCCGACGGTAAGGGCCGCGCGCACCAGCTGGGCCTGCACAGCGATGCCATGATCCCGGGCCTGCGGAAACTCACCGACGCCCTGCACGCAGAAGGCGCGCTCGCCGCCGTCGAACTCAACCATGGCGGGCGCACCGCCCAAACAGCCGTCTCCGGTTTCAAGAACCTGGCGCCGTCACCGGTGCCGTGTGCGGTGGCCGGCGGAGAGGTCCCCCGGGAACTCACCATCGACGAGTGTCATGAGCTCGTGGAAGCCTACGCCCAGGCAGCCCGGCGGGCCGTGGACGCCGGCTTCGACGTCATCAATGTCCACGGCGCCCACGGCTACCTGATCCACCAGTTCATGTCGCCCATTTCTAACCACCGCACGGACGAGTTCGCTGCGCCGGAACATTTCATGAACCTGGTTATCGACGCCGTAAGGGCCGCAGTCCCGGACACCATTGTGGGCATGCGCGTCTCCGTGGTGGAGGGCCCTGAAGACGGCATCTCCGCCGAACAGCAGGTGGCCATCATCGCCAAAGCCCGCTTGGAGCACCTGGATTTCCTGGACCTCTCCGCCGGCAGCTACGAAGCCGGCGAGTGGATCGTGCAGTCCGGCGAATGGAAGCCGGGCATCCTCGCCGGCTACGCCCAGGCCTACCGGCAGTTCGGCCTTCCCATAGGCATGGCCGGCCGGCTGAACTCCCCGGCCATCATTGAAGAGGTCCTCAGCGAAGGAACCTGCGACTTCGTCAGCCTGGCCCGCGCCATCCACGCCGACCCGGCTTTCGTGGGCGGCGTCCTGCACGGCGAGCGCTACCGCCCGTGCATCGCCTGCAACGTCTGCATCGACAACCTGGGAATCGGCCAGGTCACCTGCACCGTCAACCCGGCGGTGGGGCGCTCCCGTGTCCCCGTCCCCACGCCCGCCGTCCGTGATGGTGCCCGCGTGGTGGTGGTGGGCGCCGGGCCTGCCGGCCTCACCGCCGCCCGCGAGCTTGCCGAAGCAGGGGCGCAGGTGACCGTGTTCGACGGCGGCGCCCGCCCCGGCGGTCAGTTCGCCTTCGCGGAGCGGATGAAGTCCACCCCTGACTTCCACCGCTTCGCCGAATGGTCGGCGGAGGAGAATGCCCGGCTCGGAATCGACGTCCGGCTGAACACAACGGTGGACACCACCAACCTCGGCGAGCTGGTCCGCGAAACCGCTGCAGACGCCGTCGTGCTCGCCACCGGCGGTTTCCGCCCGGCTGCAGGGTTCCCCGGCGACGAGTCACCGAACGTCCTGGATGTACGCGACTGGCTCGCTGCGCATCCGGAGGTCCTCGACGGTGTTGCGGCTACCAACGCAGACCTGCCGGAATCCGTGACCATTTGGGGCGCCGATTCGGTCGCCATGAGCGTCGCTGACACCCTGGCGGACCGCGGAACGGCTGTCCTGCTGGTCGGCCCGCAGGAGGTCATCGCCCCCGAATCCGGCCGCAGGGCCAAGATCCTGGCTGTACCCCGGCTTGAGGCCAACCCCCGCGTGCGGATCCGGCTGGGCTCCGCTATCGAGCAGTACGACGGCGCCCGCGTCCGGATCAGCGGTCCAGGCCTTCCGCTGGCCGGCGAATGGCTTGACGCACCCGGACCGCTCTTGGTCTCGCGCTCCGTGGTGCCGCTGGATGGCTCTGTTCCGGCACCGGACCGCGATGCGGAACTGAGCCGCTCGGGCGGAGTGCCGGTGACGCTTGCCGGCACCGTGGTGGACCAGACGCCGGCCATCGCATCCAATGCCGTAAAGAGCGGCTACGACGCAGCACAGCGGATCGCCGCCCTGCTGGCGACCGTGTCCGCCGACACCAACGAACTGAGCCTGAACGGAGCACCATTATGA